A part of Lacinutrix sp. 5H-3-7-4 genomic DNA contains:
- a CDS encoding DMT family transporter, whose protein sequence is MKTRYWALIAAFFVQLFYGLNFTFAKDVLTGGFLKPSGFIVVRVAGATILFWLFSFLGPKEKIEKKDYLTFFYAAIFGVALNMLLFFKGLSFTSPIHASVIMITAPIIVLILSAVYLKERITNLKVFGVILGFLGAVVLSVYGRSNLDGDNILLGNTLVFINAVSYSIYIIIIKKLTGKYHPFTFIKWLFLFGLFLVIPFGYNDLLAVDISTFTPYIYFSIAFVVLAATFGTYILNPLALRHLRASTVTTFIYLQPVIAGIFAIIMGSDTITPVKLIASALIFAGVYLVTKKPKAKL, encoded by the coding sequence ATGAAAACTAGATACTGGGCGCTTATTGCCGCGTTTTTTGTACAACTTTTTTATGGCTTAAACTTTACTTTTGCTAAAGATGTACTTACTGGTGGATTTTTAAAACCATCTGGTTTTATTGTTGTAAGAGTAGCCGGAGCAACAATTTTATTTTGGTTATTTAGTTTTTTAGGTCCTAAAGAAAAAATAGAGAAAAAAGATTATTTAACTTTTTTCTACGCTGCAATATTTGGTGTAGCCCTAAATATGCTTTTGTTTTTTAAAGGCTTATCATTCACATCACCTATACACGCATCTGTGATAATGATTACTGCACCAATTATAGTATTAATACTTTCGGCTGTATATTTAAAAGAGCGCATTACTAATTTAAAGGTTTTTGGTGTAATTTTAGGGTTTCTTGGCGCTGTAGTACTTAGTGTTTACGGTCGTTCTAACTTAGATGGCGACAATATTCTTTTAGGTAATACCTTGGTTTTTATTAACGCTGTATCTTACAGTATTTACATTATTATTATAAAAAAATTAACTGGTAAATATCACCCATTTACGTTTATAAAGTGGTTGTTTTTATTTGGTTTGTTTTTAGTAATACCGTTTGGATATAACGATTTATTAGCCGTAGATATAAGTACATTTACACCATATATTTATTTTTCTATTGCTTTTGTAGTATTGGCAGCAACCTTTGGAACCTACATACTAAACCCATTAGCCCTAAGACACTTAAGAGCATCAACCGTTACAACATTTATATATTTACAACCTGTAATCGCAGGAATATTTGCTATAATTATGGGTAGTGATACTATAACACCTGTAAAACTAATAGCTTCTGCTTTAATATTTGCAGGTGTATATTTAGTAACTAAAAAACCTAAAGCTAAATTATAG
- a CDS encoding cystathionine gamma-synthase, producing the protein MKFNTKTIHGKQQPDLAYGAVMPPIYQTSTYAQSTPGGHKGYEYSRSKNPTRDALENAFASIENGDFGLAFGSGLAAIDAVLKLLKSGDEVICNNDLYGGTYRLFTSVFKNFGITFHFVNMDNPDAIEAYINDDTKLIWVETPTNPMLNIIDIEATATIAKKHNILLAVDNTFATPYLQQPLDLGADIVMHSVTKYIGGHSDLVMGALIVKEKSLAERLYFIQNASGAICGPQDAFLALRGIKTLHVRMQRHCENGKAIALYLASHPKVENVYWPGFESHPNHDIAKKQMKDFGGMISFTTKGNDYNTSIKLIENLKIFTLAESLGGVESLAGHPASMTHASIPKEEREKTGVVDSLIRLSVGIEDEEDLINDLKQALG; encoded by the coding sequence ATGAAATTTAATACAAAAACCATACATGGAAAACAGCAGCCAGATTTAGCATATGGTGCTGTAATGCCACCAATATATCAAACTTCAACTTATGCACAATCTACACCTGGCGGACATAAGGGTTATGAGTACTCTAGATCTAAAAATCCAACACGAGACGCTTTAGAAAATGCATTTGCAAGTATTGAAAATGGTGATTTTGGCTTGGCTTTTGGTTCTGGATTAGCTGCTATAGATGCGGTATTAAAATTATTAAAATCTGGAGACGAAGTAATTTGTAATAATGATTTATATGGTGGCACATATAGGCTATTTACTTCGGTTTTTAAAAACTTTGGCATTACATTTCATTTTGTAAATATGGATAATCCAGATGCCATTGAAGCTTATATTAACGATGACACAAAATTAATTTGGGTAGAAACACCTACAAATCCAATGTTAAATATTATAGATATTGAAGCTACAGCTACAATAGCTAAAAAGCATAATATATTATTGGCGGTAGATAATACCTTTGCAACACCATATTTGCAACAACCTTTAGATCTTGGAGCAGATATTGTTATGCATTCTGTAACAAAATATATTGGAGGACATAGCGATTTAGTTATGGGAGCATTAATAGTAAAAGAAAAATCACTTGCAGAAAGATTGTATTTTATACAAAATGCAAGTGGAGCAATTTGTGGTCCACAAGATGCTTTTTTAGCGCTTCGCGGAATAAAAACACTACACGTTAGAATGCAACGTCATTGTGAAAATGGTAAAGCTATAGCACTGTATTTAGCGTCACATCCCAAAGTAGAAAATGTATATTGGCCAGGATTTGAAAGTCACCCTAATCATGATATAGCAAAAAAACAAATGAAGGATTTTGGAGGCATGATATCTTTTACAACAAAAGGGAATGATTATAATACGTCTATAAAACTTATAGAAAATCTTAAAATTTTCACTTTGGCAGAGTCTCTTGGTGGTGTAGAGTCTTTAGCAGGACATCCTGCAAGCATGACGCATGCTAGCATACCAAAAGAAGAACGCGAAAAAACAGGTGTTGTAGATTCTTTAATTAGGTTGAGCGTTGGTATAGAAGATGAAGAAGATTTAATTAATGATTTAAAACAAGCATTAGGGTAA
- a CDS encoding arsenate reductase family protein: MDKVYYLKSCSTCIRILKELDLPESVVLQNIKNEAITESQIDEMKTLSGSYESLFSKRATLYKQRDLKNKNLSETDFRNLILEHYTFLSRPVFILNNKIFIGNSKGNVEAVKKELNEN, from the coding sequence ATTGATAAAGTATATTATTTAAAATCATGTAGTACGTGTATTCGTATTTTAAAAGAACTTGATTTACCAGAATCTGTAGTGCTTCAAAACATTAAAAATGAAGCTATAACAGAATCTCAAATAGACGAAATGAAAACGCTTTCTGGAAGTTACGAATCTCTTTTTAGTAAAAGAGCAACGCTTTACAAGCAGCGGGATTTAAAAAATAAAAATTTATCAGAAACAGATTTTAGAAATCTTATTTTAGAACATTATACTTTTTTAAGTAGGCCTGTTTTTATTTTAAATAATAAAATTTTTATTGGCAACTCTAAGGGTAATGTAGAAGCTGTTAAAAAAGAATTGAATGAAAACTAG
- a CDS encoding DUF4163 domain-containing protein — protein sequence MLNTSFLKLTKLFAVLLFLNICLSCKEEVSLNFSEISIVEDTDATIEINIPKAEGATNAAKQINNTLNQFVNNALDINNLKTNETNTTNSIAVFKKAYLDFKSQIGKTLYTDLPAWEVLVDGEIIYKSETLVSIAMNSSINTGGAHSNLIFKFFNFNIKTGKTLQTKDLINDIPAFTALAKKYYDKEILSATDDRISAFNNNDFKLPENLGFNEEGVIIFYDTFITGSNNVIEFIVPYTLANDYLNF from the coding sequence ATGCTTAACACTTCCTTTCTAAAACTAACAAAGCTTTTTGCTGTACTGTTATTTCTTAACATTTGTTTATCGTGTAAAGAAGAAGTGTCTCTAAATTTTTCAGAAATTAGTATTGTTGAAGATACAGATGCCACTATTGAAATTAATATTCCTAAAGCTGAAGGAGCTACAAATGCTGCAAAACAAATTAATAATACTTTAAATCAATTTGTAAACAATGCTTTAGATATTAATAATTTAAAAACCAATGAAACCAATACAACAAATAGCATTGCGGTATTTAAAAAAGCATATTTAGATTTTAAATCTCAAATTGGAAAAACCTTGTATACAGACTTACCTGCTTGGGAAGTTTTAGTTGATGGCGAAATTATTTACAAAAGTGAAACACTGGTTTCTATAGCCATGAACTCTAGTATAAATACGGGTGGCGCTCACAGTAATTTAATATTTAAATTTTTTAATTTTAATATTAAAACGGGAAAAACTTTACAAACTAAAGACTTAATTAATGATATTCCAGCTTTTACAGCATTAGCAAAAAAATATTACGACAAAGAAATACTTTCTGCTACAGACGATCGTATTTCGGCATTTAATAATAATGACTTTAAACTTCCAGAAAACTTAGGTTTTAATGAAGAAGGCGTAATTATTTTTTACGATACGTTTATAACAGGAAGCAATAATGTAATAGAGTTTATTGTACCATATACTCTTGCGAATGATTATTTAAACTTTTAA
- the gmk gene encoding guanylate kinase produces MKQGKLIVFSAPSGSGKTTIVRHLLKQKELNLAFSISATSREKRGTEVHAEDYYFMSAKEFKQHIKEDNFLEWEEVYRDNFYGTLKTEVERLWALGKNVIFDIDVSGGLRIKRKFPEQTLAVFVKPPSIDELKIRLKNRKTESDEKISMRVAKASAELATAPLFDTIIENDNLEKALHEAEAVVGHFLISEIKKE; encoded by the coding sequence ATGAAACAAGGTAAACTAATTGTATTTTCAGCACCATCTGGCTCTGGTAAAACAACCATTGTTAGGCATTTATTAAAACAAAAAGAATTAAATCTAGCCTTTTCAATCTCTGCAACATCACGCGAAAAAAGAGGTACAGAAGTTCATGCAGAAGATTACTATTTTATGTCTGCAAAAGAATTTAAACAACACATAAAAGAAGACAATTTTTTAGAGTGGGAAGAAGTTTATAGAGATAATTTTTATGGCACTTTAAAAACCGAAGTAGAACGTCTTTGGGCGTTAGGAAAAAATGTAATTTTCGATATAGATGTTTCTGGAGGTTTGCGTATAAAACGAAAATTCCCAGAACAAACCTTAGCTGTTTTTGTAAAACCACCAAGCATAGACGAACTTAAAATAAGGTTAAAAAACAGAAAAACAGAAAGTGATGAGAAAATAAGTATGCGCGTAGCAAAAGCAAGTGCAGAATTAGCTACAGCACCACTTTTTGATACAATTATAGAAAATGATAATTTAGAAAAAGCACTACATGAAGCTGAAGCTGTAGTTGGTCATTTTTTAATTTCAGAAATAAAAAAAGAATAA
- a CDS encoding YicC/YloC family endoribonuclease, whose amino-acid sequence MIHSMTGYGKSVLQLPTKKITIELKSLNSKNLDLNARMPSIYREKELYLRKLMAKELNRGKIDFSIYVEATAEDTSTKINTPVVKQYMQQLKNVVAGDEIELLKMAVRFPDALNTEREEIDENEWKHIEAEIKTAISAINDYRLNEGQVLETDFKNRVATIENLLQQVIIMDPERVEGVRERLKKGVEELREKYDENRFEQELVYYIEKFDITEEKVRLQNHLQYFIKTLNSKDSNGKKLGFIGQEMGREINTIGSKSNYAPMQQLVVQMKDELEKIKEQLLNVL is encoded by the coding sequence ATGATTCACTCAATGACAGGTTACGGTAAGTCTGTTTTACAATTACCTACAAAAAAAATTACAATAGAGTTAAAATCTCTAAATAGCAAAAACCTGGATTTAAATGCCAGGATGCCTTCAATTTATAGAGAAAAAGAGCTTTACTTACGTAAATTAATGGCAAAAGAATTAAATAGAGGTAAAATAGATTTTTCTATTTATGTTGAAGCCACTGCCGAGGATACATCGACTAAAATAAATACACCTGTTGTAAAGCAATACATGCAACAACTTAAAAATGTAGTTGCGGGAGACGAAATAGAGCTTTTAAAAATGGCCGTACGTTTTCCAGACGCTTTAAATACAGAGCGAGAAGAAATTGATGAAAATGAATGGAAACACATTGAAGCCGAAATTAAAACAGCTATTTCTGCCATAAACGACTATAGACTTAACGAAGGTCAAGTACTTGAAACCGATTTTAAAAACCGCGTTGCAACCATAGAAAACTTACTACAACAAGTAATTATTATGGATCCAGAACGTGTTGAAGGCGTTAGAGAAAGACTTAAAAAAGGTGTTGAAGAACTTCGCGAAAAATACGATGAAAATAGATTTGAACAAGAACTTGTTTACTATATAGAAAAGTTTGATATCACCGAAGAAAAAGTACGTTTACAAAACCATTTACAATACTTTATAAAAACCTTAAACTCTAAAGATTCTAATGGAAAAAAATTAGGCTTTATTGGTCAAGAAATGGGTAGAGAAATTAACACTATAGGCTCTAAAAGTAATTATGCACCAATGCAACAACTTGTTGTGCAAATGAAAGATGAGTTAGAAAAAATTAAAGAACAATTACTAAATGTTCTTTAA
- the nadD gene encoding nicotinate (nicotinamide) nucleotide adenylyltransferase, whose protein sequence is MKIGLYFGSFNPIHIGHLIIANQLVENSDLDQIWFVVTPHNPFKKKSTLLDNHQRLEMVYLATKDYDKLKESNIEFNLPQPNYTINTLTYLQEKYENHEFSLIMGEDNLKSFHKWKNYEVILENHNIYVYPRISEGKIDTQFNNHKKIHRVDAPIMEISSTMIRKAIKEAKNVKPLIPQNVWEYLDEMNFYKK, encoded by the coding sequence ATGAAAATTGGTCTATATTTTGGCTCTTTCAACCCAATACATATTGGTCACTTAATTATTGCTAACCAACTAGTAGAAAATAGTGATTTAGACCAAATTTGGTTTGTAGTTACACCACATAATCCTTTTAAAAAGAAAAGCACTTTACTAGACAACCACCAACGCTTAGAAATGGTTTATCTAGCCACTAAAGATTACGACAAGCTAAAAGAAAGTAATATAGAATTTAACTTACCACAACCTAATTATACCATAAATACGCTTACCTATTTACAAGAAAAATACGAAAATCATGAATTTTCGTTAATAATGGGAGAAGACAATTTAAAAAGTTTTCATAAATGGAAAAACTACGAAGTTATCCTAGAAAACCATAATATTTATGTCTATCCAAGAATTTCGGAAGGTAAAATTGACACGCAATTTAATAATCACAAAAAAATACATCGTGTTGATGCTCCAATAATGGAAATTTCATCTACAATGATTAGAAAGGCTATAAAAGAAGCCAAAAACGTAAAACCCCTAATACCACAAAATGTATGGGAATACTTAGATGAGATGAATTTTTACAAAAAATAA
- a CDS encoding thioesterase family protein, which yields MYKKQFEIRWSDVDANRHLANSAYTNFMSHTRMAFLIEHGFTMKELAMHNIGPVVFYEHMHYFKEAFMGQPITVSLEVSGLSEDGTFFKFDHNFYNHKGENIAFCEMLGAWIDLKARKMTNLPKVLMDLADKFPKSEAYKILTKEDTRANGRVPKNLEL from the coding sequence ATGTACAAAAAACAGTTTGAAATTCGTTGGAGTGATGTCGATGCAAATAGACACTTAGCCAATTCTGCATATACTAATTTTATGAGTCATACTAGAATGGCTTTTTTAATAGAGCATGGTTTTACCATGAAAGAATTAGCTATGCATAATATTGGGCCAGTTGTCTTTTACGAGCATATGCATTATTTTAAAGAAGCGTTTATGGGACAACCAATAACAGTCTCTTTAGAAGTGTCTGGTTTAAGTGAAGATGGTACTTTTTTTAAGTTTGACCATAACTTTTATAACCATAAAGGAGAAAATATTGCCTTTTGTGAAATGCTTGGTGCTTGGATAGATTTAAAAGCTAGAAAAATGACCAATCTACCAAAGGTTTTAATGGATTTAGCAGATAAGTTTCCAAAATCTGAAGCTTATAAGATTCTTACAAAAGAAGATACCCGAGCTAATGGTCGTGTACCAAAAAACCTAGAGCTATAA
- a CDS encoding DinB family protein has protein sequence MDFTFDVFAKTRGFFKAYLEELSLAQLNAIPNGFNNNIIWNIGHSIVTEQILVYKLSGLKPNVSEALIEKYKKGTKPDGKATQADVDELKLLAFSTIEHTKADFGSQVFSTFNEYTLSTTGNTLTNVTQAIQFALVHEGMHAGYILALLRALKV, from the coding sequence ATGGATTTTACTTTTGACGTTTTTGCAAAAACAAGAGGCTTTTTTAAAGCTTATTTAGAAGAGCTTTCATTAGCACAACTTAATGCTATACCTAATGGTTTTAATAATAATATTATATGGAATATTGGGCATAGTATTGTTACCGAGCAAATATTAGTTTATAAATTATCTGGTTTAAAACCAAATGTTAGTGAGGCGCTTATTGAAAAATATAAAAAAGGCACAAAACCAGATGGTAAAGCTACTCAAGCAGATGTAGATGAATTAAAATTACTGGCTTTTTCTACAATAGAACATACAAAAGCAGATTTTGGTTCTCAAGTATTTAGCACTTTTAATGAATATACATTATCCACTACAGGTAACACGTTAACAAATGTTACACAGGCAATACAGTTTGCTTTAGTACACGAAGGTATGCATGCAGGATATATTTTGGCGTTATTAAGAGCTTTAAAAGTTTAA